The proteins below are encoded in one region of Corynebacterium felinum:
- a CDS encoding acyltransferase family protein — protein sequence MEQLTASKYRYDLDGLRGLAIAFVVIFHVFVGRVSGGVDVFLLLSGYFFLGAQLRYAVRETADPNPLWPLWRTIRRLVPSLALTVGATAAAVYFLTPELRNLNLARQFEAAMGYFLNWEIAAQGAAYSAAQSQVSPLQHLWSMAVQGQFYLFAITLGSVVAWWARRRRRYAKSVSPARLAGPLLILLTAASFGYAWYLSMNDQLLNYYSTFSRFWELCLGAVLALYASRVSLPAQLRAACGIVGVLMVLSTGLLFDGATLFPGPATLYPIGGAVLVVLSGGAGVRWLASPWMRWLGRIAYPLYLWHWPLLIISTVYLNLHNPTLVLGVCVIAASVILAELTHRCVEEPLKQHGKRPVAGERRCATALQQVRVNMAARGRAFGGLVVALVVISTLYVPLLWRAEVAALADVRLDPVRYPGVAATSMSRVPAAEPMPDPYLLADLVSPAWSDGCMSLLHDDPKKLAVDFADSDCIYGDRQAETLMVMVGGSHAEQWMAPLDKLGKQHGFKIIPLVRQGCPAFVEEKDRVFSEDCKQFNQVMIKRLEKLNPDLVFSTATRPLLEAGRFLDEVPKSYVTLWDYLAQRNIAFVGVRDNPWFLNPDGTGQMVSQCFAETGDISQCGRLKEHVYAPVNPAAKYQKRPDFVAVDTADWFCPVDTCPPVIGNIYVYRDGNHMGDDFALTLAPLLWEQMRPVVELVKHNTRVTTPHSMAPSSAPSAPPSTTSSSSSSTTAQPTPASPSVVATSSPQPTPVQSYSLPEWDREALPNKENQWVLRHHPRLEPPH from the coding sequence GTGGAGCAGCTCACTGCCAGCAAGTACCGTTATGATCTCGATGGTCTGCGGGGTTTAGCTATCGCTTTCGTGGTTATTTTCCACGTTTTCGTTGGCAGGGTTTCAGGCGGTGTGGATGTTTTCCTCCTTCTCTCCGGCTACTTTTTCTTAGGCGCCCAGCTGCGCTACGCGGTGCGGGAAACAGCTGACCCGAACCCCCTGTGGCCCTTGTGGCGCACGATCCGCCGCCTCGTACCCAGTCTGGCATTAACTGTGGGTGCTACTGCTGCCGCTGTGTATTTTCTTACCCCAGAGTTGCGGAATTTGAATCTCGCCCGCCAGTTTGAGGCGGCTATGGGCTACTTCTTAAACTGGGAAATTGCCGCCCAAGGCGCGGCGTATAGTGCGGCGCAGTCGCAGGTCAGCCCGCTGCAGCACTTGTGGTCGATGGCGGTGCAGGGGCAGTTTTATCTGTTCGCCATCACGCTGGGAAGTGTGGTGGCGTGGTGGGCGCGGCGGCGGCGTCGATACGCAAAAAGTGTCAGCCCAGCGCGACTGGCGGGACCACTTCTTATCCTGCTCACAGCTGCCAGCTTCGGCTACGCCTGGTATCTCAGCATGAATGACCAGCTGCTGAACTACTACTCCACCTTCTCGCGCTTCTGGGAACTATGCCTCGGCGCGGTGCTGGCGCTGTACGCTTCGCGGGTCTCCCTGCCCGCTCAACTGCGCGCAGCCTGCGGCATTGTAGGCGTGCTCATGGTGCTCAGCACCGGGCTGCTTTTCGACGGCGCAACCCTGTTTCCCGGACCCGCCACACTCTACCCCATCGGCGGGGCAGTGCTAGTGGTACTCAGCGGCGGGGCAGGGGTGCGCTGGCTCGCCAGCCCTTGGATGCGCTGGCTGGGACGCATCGCCTACCCCCTTTATCTGTGGCACTGGCCGCTGCTAATCATCTCCACCGTCTACCTGAATTTGCACAACCCCACCCTTGTGCTGGGAGTATGCGTGATCGCAGCCAGCGTTATTCTGGCTGAACTCACCCACCGCTGTGTGGAGGAACCACTGAAACAACACGGCAAACGCCCCGTGGCGGGGGAGCGGCGCTGCGCAACAGCGCTGCAGCAAGTGCGCGTGAACATGGCTGCGCGCGGACGCGCCTTCGGCGGACTCGTGGTGGCACTGGTGGTTATTTCAACACTGTACGTTCCGCTTCTGTGGCGGGCGGAAGTCGCCGCCTTAGCCGACGTGCGCCTCGACCCCGTCCGCTACCCGGGAGTGGCAGCAACATCGATGTCGCGGGTGCCTGCCGCCGAGCCGATGCCAGACCCGTATCTTTTAGCGGACCTAGTCTCCCCAGCCTGGTCCGACGGGTGCATGTCGTTACTCCATGACGACCCGAAAAAACTCGCAGTGGATTTCGCGGACTCCGACTGCATTTATGGCGACCGCCAAGCAGAAACCTTGATGGTAATGGTGGGCGGTTCGCACGCCGAACAATGGATGGCACCACTGGATAAACTAGGCAAGCAACACGGCTTCAAAATCATTCCCCTAGTGCGCCAAGGATGCCCAGCCTTTGTGGAGGAAAAAGACCGGGTATTCAGCGAAGACTGCAAACAGTTTAACCAAGTGATGATCAAACGCTTAGAAAAACTGAACCCCGACCTCGTATTCTCCACAGCCACCCGCCCCCTGCTAGAGGCTGGCCGATTTTTAGATGAAGTACCAAAATCCTACGTCACCTTGTGGGACTACCTAGCCCAACGCAACATCGCTTTCGTCGGCGTGCGCGACAACCCCTGGTTTTTAAACCCCGACGGTACCGGGCAGATGGTATCCCAATGCTTCGCCGAAACAGGCGACATTTCCCAATGCGGACGCTTGAAAGAGCACGTCTACGCGCCGGTGAATCCAGCAGCAAAGTACCAAAAGCGACCCGACTTTGTTGCTGTTGACACCGCCGACTGGTTCTGCCCCGTCGACACCTGCCCACCTGTGATCGGCAACATTTATGTCTACCGGGACGGCAATCACATGGGCGACGATTTTGCGCTGACACTCGCCCCCCTGCTGTGGGAACAAATGCGACCTGTAGTTGAACTGGTCAAACACAACACACGCGTTACGACGCCACACTCCATGGCACCCTCATCGGCACCATCTGCTCCACCCAGCACCACTTCAAGCTCAAGCAGCAGCACAACTGCGCAGCCTACACCTGCAAGCCCTAGTGTTGTGGCCACTTCTTCACCCCAACCAACCCCTGTACAATCCTATTCTTTGCCGGAATGGGATCGCGAAGCACTACCCAATAAAGAAAACCAGTGGGTTTTACGCCACCACCCACGACTAGAACCACCGCACTAA
- a CDS encoding DUF3151 domain-containing protein: MTQLKDMLAPPPVLLPAEELSAPVSAENALDLALVHPASPLVWATVAESALAQLEGDLAQQKVFAYACARTGYHRSLDRLRANGWKGFGPVPFDHVPNQGVLRAIAALARASAVIGDQAEYDRCRQLLSDADPACVASLLD, translated from the coding sequence ATGACACAGTTGAAAGATATGCTTGCCCCTCCCCCAGTTCTTCTTCCTGCTGAGGAGCTTTCGGCTCCGGTTTCGGCAGAGAATGCGCTGGATTTGGCGTTGGTTCATCCTGCTTCGCCGCTGGTGTGGGCGACGGTGGCGGAATCTGCGCTTGCGCAGCTAGAGGGCGATTTAGCGCAGCAGAAGGTGTTTGCCTACGCGTGTGCGCGTACTGGCTATCACCGGAGTTTGGATCGTTTGCGGGCGAATGGGTGGAAGGGTTTTGGCCCGGTTCCTTTTGATCATGTGCCGAATCAGGGTGTGTTGCGTGCTATTGCTGCGCTTGCCCGCGCGAGCGCTGTGATTGGCGATCAGGCTGAGTACGATCGGTGCCGCCAATTGCTTTCCGACGCCGACCCCGCCTGCGTTGCCTCCCTGCTAGATTAG
- a CDS encoding Maf family protein, whose product MRIVLASSSPSRRSILLSAGVDPVIHPADVDEDGILDSLCSRAPEEVVAALAKAKAEAVAAEYPHDCVIGCDSMLLLDGQLQGKPHTVERAIERWRQQRGKKATLLTGHCVITPMGRFSQTAATDVFFAQVSDADIEAYARTMEPLLCAGAFTLEAIGGWFIDRIEGDPSSVIGLSLPTVRRGLYSLGIDVHSLWNKV is encoded by the coding sequence ATGCGTATTGTTTTAGCTTCTAGTTCGCCTTCGCGTCGGTCCATTTTGCTTTCTGCTGGGGTTGATCCTGTGATCCACCCGGCGGATGTGGATGAAGACGGGATTTTGGATTCTTTGTGTTCTCGTGCGCCTGAGGAGGTTGTGGCGGCGCTGGCGAAGGCTAAGGCTGAGGCGGTGGCGGCCGAGTATCCGCATGATTGTGTGATTGGTTGTGATTCTATGTTGCTTCTTGATGGCCAGTTGCAGGGCAAGCCGCATACGGTTGAGCGTGCGATTGAGCGGTGGCGGCAGCAGCGGGGGAAGAAGGCGACGTTGTTGACTGGTCATTGTGTGATTACTCCGATGGGTCGTTTTTCTCAGACTGCTGCCACTGATGTGTTTTTTGCGCAGGTTAGTGATGCTGATATTGAGGCTTATGCACGCACGATGGAGCCGTTGTTGTGTGCTGGTGCGTTTACCCTTGAGGCGATTGGGGGTTGGTTTATTGATCGTATTGAGGGCGATCCTTCGAGTGTGATTGGCTTGTCTTTGCCAACTGTTCGTCGGGGTTTGTATTCCTTAGGTATTGATGTGCATTCCTTGTGGAATAAGGTGTAG